A stretch of the Aminipila terrae genome encodes the following:
- a CDS encoding NADH-quinone oxidoreductase subunit B family protein: MNFNTKSPWILHYDGTSCNGCDIEVLACLTPLYDVERFGVINTGNPRHADILLITGSVNDQSIPVVKQLYEQMADPKVVVAVGICATSGGLFTDCYNVVGGVDKVLPVDVYVPGCAARPQAIIDGVVKALAILDEKQNAMKK, encoded by the coding sequence ATGAATTTTAATACAAAATCACCATGGATATTACATTATGATGGAACAAGTTGCAATGGATGTGATATAGAAGTTTTGGCATGTCTGACACCGCTCTATGATGTGGAACGTTTTGGTGTAATTAATACAGGAAACCCAAGACATGCAGATATTTTATTGATTACAGGCAGTGTGAATGACCAGAGTATTCCAGTTGTTAAACAGCTTTATGAGCAGATGGCTGATCCAAAAGTAGTTGTAGCTGTAGGAATTTGTGCAACTTCTGGAGGCCTGTTTACAGACTGCTATAACGTAGTGGGCGGCGTAGACAAAGTATTACCGGTAGATGTTTATGTACCAGGCTGCGCAGCCAGACCACAGGCAATCATTGACGGTGTGGTAAAAGCACTTGCAATATTAGATGAAAAACAGAACGCGATGAAAAAATAA
- a CDS encoding hydrogenase maturation nickel metallochaperone HypA/HybF, with the protein MHEYPITKRIIEISEEFAKKNNADDIKQINLVVGDYSGYVASSIELYFDLIAEDSICKNAVLNIERVEPKLKCSDCGKLFKRKPFSFACPYCQGEGRPTEIGQEFYIKSIEV; encoded by the coding sequence ATGCACGAGTATCCGATAACTAAAAGGATTATAGAGATTTCTGAAGAGTTTGCAAAGAAAAATAATGCAGATGATATTAAACAAATCAACCTGGTTGTAGGTGATTATTCGGGTTATGTGGCCAGTTCCATTGAACTGTATTTTGACCTTATTGCAGAAGACAGTATATGTAAAAATGCAGTGCTTAATATTGAACGGGTGGAACCCAAATTGAAGTGCAGTGATTGTGGGAAATTATTTAAAAGAAAACCATTTTCATTTGCGTGTCCATATTGCCAGGGTGAAGGCAGGCCTACAGAGATTGGGCAGGAGTTTTATATTAAATCCATAGAGGTATGA
- a CDS encoding ABC transporter ATP-binding protein — protein sequence MIKEPILKVENLEISFSQYTKGLHRKDLKVINNLDIELYEGEILAIVGSSGSGKSLLANAILGILPDNASCKGNMYYNGRNLDQSSKVKIRGKEIVLIPQSVNYLDPLQQVGKQIGISIENKENRKKIIENIFQKYGLQKEVVNYYPYQLSGGMARKVLLATALVSNSKVIIADEPTPGLDETSLNEVLKDFRELADDGRAILMITHDIEAALKIADKVAIFYAGTTLEVSNTEDFDDKGELLRHPYTKALNQARPNIRFVPIQGTQPYPDKLPNGCLFSDRCRRKTDQCEKGIPEFREIRGGKVRCNHAT from the coding sequence ATGATAAAGGAACCCATATTAAAGGTAGAGAATTTAGAAATTTCTTTCTCTCAATATACCAAGGGATTACATAGGAAGGATCTGAAGGTAATAAATAATCTGGATATTGAACTATATGAAGGCGAAATATTAGCCATTGTAGGTTCCAGCGGATCTGGAAAAAGCCTGCTGGCCAATGCTATATTGGGAATACTCCCAGATAATGCATCCTGCAAAGGAAACATGTATTATAATGGAAGGAATTTAGATCAAAGCAGCAAGGTGAAAATCAGGGGGAAAGAAATTGTTTTAATTCCCCAATCTGTTAATTATTTAGATCCCCTTCAGCAGGTAGGAAAACAGATAGGTATATCCATAGAAAATAAAGAAAACAGGAAAAAAATTATAGAAAATATATTTCAAAAGTACGGACTTCAGAAAGAAGTGGTAAACTATTATCCTTACCAGTTATCAGGGGGTATGGCAAGAAAAGTTCTTCTTGCAACGGCCCTGGTATCCAATTCTAAAGTGATTATTGCGGATGAGCCCACACCGGGACTGGACGAAACTTCATTAAATGAAGTCTTAAAAGACTTCAGAGAGCTTGCAGATGATGGGCGTGCTATTTTGATGATTACCCACGATATTGAGGCAGCACTTAAAATTGCAGATAAAGTTGCTATATTTTATGCTGGTACAACCCTTGAAGTTTCCAATACAGAGGACTTTGATGATAAAGGTGAATTGCTGAGACATCCTTATACGAAAGCATTAAATCAGGCAAGACCCAATATTCGGTTTGTACCAATTCAGGGGACGCAGCCATATCCGGATAAACTTCCCAACGGCTGTCTGTTTTCTGACAGATGCAGAAGAAAAACGGATCAATGTGAAAAAGGAATACCAGAGTTCAGGGAAATTCGGGGCGGAAAGGTAAGATGTAACCATGCGACTTAG
- the hypB gene encoding hydrogenase nickel incorporation protein HypB: MSENNEIEVMQSVYDKNDEVAKQINEALTAKGIFAINVMGAPGAGKTSTLIKIIERLDGTTPYVIEGDIEADIDTKTLLALGVKTIQINTNGACHLDSPLIGEAVESLNIKDGILFIENIGNLVCPAEFQIGEHVKMLISTVTEGSDKPYKYPLAFEKANIIIINKCDLLPYVDFDEEYFMKGVRALNKTAPVFKISSKTGEGVQDVVSWIKQNLK, translated from the coding sequence ATGTCAGAAAACAATGAAATTGAAGTAATGCAGTCTGTCTATGATAAAAATGACGAAGTTGCAAAACAGATTAATGAAGCGTTGACAGCCAAAGGTATTTTTGCCATTAACGTAATGGGGGCACCCGGTGCAGGAAAAACGTCCACTCTTATTAAGATAATAGAAAGGCTGGATGGTACTACACCTTATGTTATTGAAGGAGATATCGAGGCAGATATTGATACAAAAACATTGCTTGCATTAGGTGTGAAGACAATTCAGATCAATACCAACGGAGCTTGTCATTTAGATTCACCTTTGATTGGTGAAGCAGTAGAAAGTCTTAATATTAAAGATGGAATACTGTTTATTGAAAATATTGGGAATTTAGTATGCCCTGCAGAATTTCAGATTGGTGAGCATGTTAAAATGCTGATTTCAACTGTGACAGAGGGCAGTGATAAACCTTATAAATATCCCCTGGCTTTTGAAAAGGCTAATATTATCATTATAAACAAATGCGATCTTCTGCCGTATGTAGACTTTGATGAAGAATATTTTATGAAAGGTGTAAGAGCTTTAAATAAAACAGCCCCTGTATTTAAGATTTCCAGT
- a CDS encoding 4Fe-4S dicluster domain-containing protein, with amino-acid sequence MERIMSLLSMTKTLIKSILHGPYTDLYPVKPRENFERTRGSIGIDIESCVFCGICEKRCPTGAIKTVRNDKSWSIERMNCIQCGYCVDVCPKKCLQMKNEYTTPDLKKVKDEYVDARVSDN; translated from the coding sequence ATGGAAAGAATTATGTCTCTATTAAGTATGACAAAGACACTTATTAAAAGTATACTTCACGGACCGTATACAGATCTTTATCCGGTAAAACCAAGAGAGAATTTTGAACGTACAAGAGGAAGTATTGGAATCGACATCGAAAGCTGTGTTTTTTGCGGAATATGCGAAAAGCGTTGCCCGACTGGTGCTATTAAAACAGTTAGAAACGATAAATCCTGGAGTATTGAAAGAATGAACTGCATCCAGTGTGGCTATTGTGTAGACGTATGCCCTAAAAAATGTCTTCAGATGAAAAATGAATATACGACTCCTGATCTAAAAAAAGTAAAGGATGAATATGTAGATGCACGAGTATCCGATAACTAA
- a CDS encoding respiratory chain complex I subunit 1 family protein produces MMLAIQIILIVVLTPLVGGLLAGFDRIISARVQGRKGPPLLQPFYDVLKLLQKENIQVNKTYKFYVYVSLLFIILTAVIMLIGGDILLAIFVLTLGAIFFVFGGYASQSPYSIIGAERELLQMMAYEPMVLITAAGLYMVSKTFFIGEIIARDVPAIVYLPAVFIGFVYILTFKLRKSPFDLSLGHHAHQELVQGISTEYSGTELAVIEITHWYETIISLVFVYIFFVTSNPISHVFAIIACIVVYLFEIILDNSTVRVKWQLALKSAWIVTGVLSIMNLMILSFFKF; encoded by the coding sequence ATGATGTTAGCAATTCAGATTATTTTAATTGTTGTTCTGACACCTTTAGTTGGTGGACTGCTTGCAGGATTTGACCGAATTATCTCAGCAAGAGTGCAGGGTAGAAAAGGACCACCTTTATTGCAGCCATTTTATGATGTATTGAAACTGCTGCAAAAGGAAAACATACAGGTAAACAAGACTTACAAATTTTATGTATATGTTTCTTTGTTGTTCATTATTTTAACTGCTGTAATCATGTTGATTGGCGGAGACATACTGCTTGCAATATTTGTACTGACACTTGGTGCCATATTCTTTGTATTCGGTGGTTATGCTTCTCAGTCTCCATACAGTATTATCGGAGCTGAAAGAGAATTATTGCAGATGATGGCATATGAACCTATGGTATTAATTACTGCAGCAGGTTTATATATGGTAAGCAAAACCTTCTTTATAGGGGAAATTATTGCAAGAGATGTTCCTGCAATTGTTTATCTGCCAGCAGTATTTATCGGATTCGTATACATCTTAACTTTCAAGTTAAGAAAATCACCGTTCGATTTAAGCTTAGGTCATCATGCTCACCAGGAACTGGTACAGGGGATTTCAACAGAGTATTCCGGAACAGAATTAGCTGTTATCGAGATTACTCACTGGTATGAAACAATTATTTCATTAGTGTTTGTTTATATATTCTTTGTTACCAGCAATCCGATAAGTCATGTGTTCGCTATAATTGCATGTATCGTTGTATATTTATTTGAAATTATATTAGATAACTCAACTGTACGTGTGAAATGGCAGCTGGCTCTGAAATCTGCATGGATTGTTACTGGAGTTTTAAGTATAATGAACCTTATGATTTTATCATTCTTTAAATTTTAA
- a CDS encoding ABC transporter permease, producing the protein MRNSTIVVKDETIKLHKRIFGIREKTILSISVLSVFFILILVVGSLINENSLYVDLTDIFVPPCGGHIFGTDWVGRDMLVRTLKGLSLSIKIGLLCSVTSSLIAMVLGIAAPLLGGKADIFISWLIDLVLSVPHTLVIILISVACGGGLKGIVIGVTATHWTSLTRVIRAEVMQIKEAEYTKISRRFGKGNLFIAREHVLPHIIPQLVVGTVLIFPHAILHEASITFLGFGLPAHEPAIGVILSESMKYLTSGKWWLAFFPGICLVTVSVMVNSIGRNIEKLIDPKTANK; encoded by the coding sequence ATGAGAAACAGCACAATCGTAGTAAAAGATGAAACCATAAAACTTCATAAAAGAATCTTTGGCATCAGAGAAAAAACCATCTTATCAATCAGTGTCCTTTCAGTATTTTTTATTCTTATTCTGGTTGTTGGCAGTTTGATTAATGAAAACTCTCTGTATGTGGATTTAACAGATATATTTGTGCCTCCATGCGGGGGACACATCTTCGGAACAGACTGGGTAGGTCGTGACATGCTGGTGAGAACTTTAAAAGGTCTGAGTCTGAGTATAAAAATCGGACTGCTGTGTTCTGTTACAAGTAGTTTGATTGCCATGGTTTTAGGTATTGCAGCTCCTCTTTTGGGAGGAAAAGCTGATATATTTATTTCCTGGCTGATTGATCTGGTTCTGTCTGTACCTCATACCCTTGTGATTATATTGATTTCTGTTGCCTGTGGGGGAGGACTGAAGGGAATTGTCATCGGAGTCACAGCTACACACTGGACTTCTTTAACCAGAGTAATCCGGGCAGAGGTCATGCAGATTAAGGAAGCCGAATATACAAAGATCTCCAGAAGATTTGGCAAGGGCAACCTTTTTATAGCCAGAGAACATGTTTTACCCCATATTATTCCTCAGCTGGTTGTAGGTACCGTTTTGATATTTCCTCATGCTATCTTGCACGAGGCATCCATAACTTTTCTGGGATTTGGACTTCCAGCCCATGAACCGGCAATCGGTGTTATTCTTTCGGAGTCAATGAAATATCTGACCAGCGGTAAATGGTGGCTGGCGTTTTTCCCGGGTATCTGTCTGGTGACGGTTTCTGTTATGGTCAATTCCATTGGCAGAAATATAGAAAAACTGATCGATCCCAAGACAGCAAACAAATAG
- a CDS encoding ABC transporter ATP-binding protein, which yields MRLSAENISFRYTNERYILKNVNFHIDSGEVVGLTAPSGFGKTTLGKILAGYLKPESGRITIDGNDIKGSSFYPVQLIFQHPEKAVNPKWKMRKVLEEVEMPSEELMESMGIQQGWLERWPSELSGGELQRFCVTRVLSEKTKFIVADEMTTMLDAITQAQIWKTVLDYAKLHHIGVIVISHDQALIEKVCSRIVDITLG from the coding sequence ATGCGACTTAGTGCAGAAAATATTAGTTTTAGATATACAAATGAAAGATACATACTGAAGAATGTGAATTTCCATATTGACAGCGGTGAAGTGGTAGGCCTTACTGCTCCCAGTGGATTTGGAAAAACCACCCTGGGGAAAATTCTTGCGGGTTATCTGAAACCAGAGAGTGGACGGATAACCATAGATGGAAATGACATAAAAGGGAGCAGCTTTTATCCGGTACAGTTAATCTTTCAGCATCCGGAAAAAGCAGTAAATCCTAAATGGAAAATGCGAAAAGTATTGGAAGAAGTAGAGATGCCTTCGGAAGAATTAATGGAATCTATGGGAATTCAGCAGGGCTGGCTGGAGCGATGGCCCAGTGAACTGTCTGGAGGCGAGCTGCAAAGATTCTGTGTTACAAGGGTATTATCAGAGAAAACAAAGTTTATAGTTGCAGATGAAATGACCACTATGCTTGACGCTATTACCCAGGCACAGATTTGGAAAACGGTACTGGACTATGCAAAGCTTCATCATATTGGAGTGATTGTCATAAGTCACGATCAGGCTTTAATTGAAAAAGTCTGCAGCAGAATAGTGGATATCACCTTAGGGTAA
- a CDS encoding hydrogenase large subunit has product MGERTVIPFGPHHPVLPEPIHLDLVLEDEKVIEAIPQIGYVHRGLEKLVEKRDFKQYTYIAERICGICSFMHGMGYCMSVESIMGLEVPERGQFLRTIWAELSRIHSHLLWLGLTADAFGFESLFMHSWRLREKVLDLFEETTGGRVIFSVCDVGGVRKDIDAETLKKMVDVLTGMDKEIRELTQVFLNDATVKSRTVGVGVLSKEKAQELGAVGPMARASGINTDMRTQGYAAYKHLKFEPIVATQGDSYARMDVRINEIFQAIDLIRQCVELIPEGEVITKFKGNPDGEYFTRLEQPRGEVIYYVKGNGTSFLDRVRVRTPTFANLPALLETLKNCDLADVPILILTIDPCISCTER; this is encoded by the coding sequence ATGGGAGAAAGAACAGTAATTCCTTTTGGACCCCACCATCCCGTGCTTCCGGAGCCAATTCATTTAGACTTGGTACTTGAGGATGAAAAAGTTATTGAAGCGATACCTCAAATTGGTTATGTTCACAGAGGGCTTGAAAAATTAGTAGAAAAAAGAGATTTTAAACAATATACTTATATTGCAGAAAGAATTTGCGGAATCTGTTCTTTTATGCACGGTATGGGTTACTGCATGTCTGTAGAAAGCATTATGGGACTGGAAGTACCAGAGAGAGGTCAGTTTTTAAGAACAATCTGGGCTGAACTATCCCGTATCCACAGTCATTTGCTTTGGCTTGGTCTGACTGCTGATGCTTTTGGATTTGAAAGTTTATTTATGCATTCCTGGAGACTACGAGAAAAAGTGCTTGATCTTTTTGAAGAAACAACAGGTGGTCGAGTAATTTTCTCCGTTTGTGATGTAGGCGGTGTCAGAAAGGATATCGATGCTGAAACATTGAAAAAAATGGTTGATGTATTAACTGGAATGGATAAGGAAATCCGTGAGCTTACACAGGTATTCTTAAATGATGCAACGGTAAAAAGCCGTACTGTAGGTGTTGGAGTACTTTCCAAAGAAAAAGCTCAGGAACTGGGTGCTGTAGGTCCAATGGCAAGAGCCAGTGGAATTAATACAGATATGAGAACACAGGGCTATGCAGCTTATAAACATTTAAAATTTGAACCGATTGTTGCAACACAAGGCGATAGCTATGCAAGAATGGATGTAAGAATTAATGAAATATTCCAGGCAATCGATTTAATCAGACAATGTGTTGAATTGATTCCTGAGGGAGAAGTAATAACTAAATTCAAAGGAAATCCGGATGGAGAATACTTTACACGTCTGGAACAGCCTCGTGGAGAAGTAATTTACTATGTTAAGGGAAATGGAACGAGCTTCTTAGACCGTGTCAGAGTCCGCACACCGACCTTCGCAAATCTTCCGGCGCTTCTTGAAACGTTAAAGAATTGCGATCTTGCAGATGTACCAATTTTAATTCTTACAATCGATCCTTGTATCAGTTGTACAGAGAGATAA
- a CDS encoding ABC transporter permease: MKRITGKFFAKKFIKLITLLIALCVITFVLMELSPIDPVTAYVGASTKVGAEQRALIAEHWGLNKPPVERFMSWFTSIIQGDWGTSMIYRRPVLEVIGQKFVSSLALMSIAWVLSGIIGFVLGIIAGIKEGKFADKLICAYCHILISTPTFWLGILFIMIFAVKLGWFPVAMSVPIGVLAQDVSLLDKISHIILPALTLSVLGIANICLHTREKVSDIMKTDFILFAKARGESSRSIVFNHVVKNVSLPAITLQFLSFSELFGGTIFVEQVFSYPGLGRAVVQSGLRGDLPLLMGIVIISLVFVYTGNLVADMLYRVIDPRIREGLNIQ, from the coding sequence ATGAAAAGAATCACAGGAAAATTCTTTGCAAAAAAATTTATAAAATTAATAACACTGCTGATAGCTTTGTGTGTCATTACCTTTGTCCTGATGGAATTATCGCCTATTGATCCGGTTACGGCTTATGTAGGTGCCAGTACTAAGGTGGGGGCAGAGCAAAGAGCCTTGATTGCAGAGCACTGGGGATTAAATAAGCCACCAGTTGAACGGTTTATGAGCTGGTTTACATCTATTATCCAGGGAGACTGGGGAACGTCTATGATTTACAGACGGCCAGTGCTGGAAGTGATTGGCCAGAAGTTTGTGTCTTCCCTGGCGCTGATGAGTATTGCCTGGGTATTATCAGGAATCATTGGATTTGTTTTAGGTATTATTGCAGGAATAAAAGAAGGAAAATTTGCGGATAAACTCATTTGTGCTTATTGCCATATTTTGATTTCAACCCCAACTTTCTGGCTGGGAATATTATTTATCATGATTTTTGCAGTAAAACTTGGGTGGTTCCCTGTGGCAATGAGTGTTCCCATAGGTGTATTGGCTCAGGATGTAAGTTTACTGGATAAAATATCCCACATCATTCTTCCGGCATTGACGTTGAGTGTACTGGGAATTGCAAACATTTGCCTGCACACAAGAGAAAAAGTATCCGATATTATGAAAACTGATTTTATCCTTTTTGCTAAGGCTCGTGGGGAAAGTTCCAGAAGCATTGTTTTTAATCATGTAGTAAAAAATGTTTCGCTGCCGGCAATTACCCTTCAATTCCTGTCTTTCAGTGAATTGTTTGGAGGAACTATTTTTGTGGAACAGGTATTTTCATATCCTGGACTGGGACGTGCCGTTGTTCAGTCCGGTCTGAGAGGAGACCTTCCTTTATTAATGGGGATTGTCATTATTAGTCTTGTTTTTGTTTATACTGGCAATCTTGTGGCAGACATGTTATACAGAGTGATTGATCCAAGAATCAGAGAGGGATTGAATATACAATGA
- a CDS encoding NADH-quinone oxidoreductase subunit 5 family protein — MSLITVLILFPLVVSIVTFLVRKENIRSAIVRVGAVGTAVLTVYTAIQYFNSGLILSIGETEMIDLFIIVVEVGLAAYIITTGIRTKKYLVSLFSLFQTCLILWFEFTQKAGIEVETGIVFDKLSGVMVLVVGVIGSLICLYAVGYMKAYHDHHTEVKERKSFFLAVLFLFLSAMFGLVLCNNLMWIYFCWEITTFCSYLLIGYTQTKEARNNSLLALTINVGGGVAFACAIVMIGMNFRTLELSTLISMKPEALVLIPVFLLCVAALTKSAQLPFSAWLLGAMVAPTPSSALLHSATMVKAGVYLIIRLAPLLGATSVGRIITLVGAITFLACSLMAIAQRDAKKVLAYSTIANLGLIVMCASIGTQESIWAAILLVIFHAVSKSLLFLSVGSIEHQIGNRNIENMNILMNVSRKLSIYLMIGIAGMFLAPFGMLISKWVAMKSFIDSNNIIIVIILAYGSAATLFYWGKWIGTLVSNGSGKNNGHHGVFSLDEELPIFLQAVIVVFSCLAFPLISKFAIVPYLSDVFGGTAMAPIGTGNQIIMVIMMAMLILLPLGYIPLSKKEKSRVTPIYMAGENAGDNENFIAATGVKRKSDLSNWYLEGYFGGKIFTFWSNMITISILCVGVLLLIWRWAL, encoded by the coding sequence ATGAGTTTAATTACGGTATTAATACTATTTCCATTAGTAGTATCTATTGTGACATTCTTGGTCAGAAAGGAGAACATCAGGAGTGCAATTGTAAGAGTTGGTGCAGTTGGTACAGCAGTATTAACGGTATATACAGCTATACAGTATTTTAACAGCGGATTAATTCTGTCAATCGGGGAAACTGAAATGATTGACTTATTTATCATTGTTGTTGAAGTGGGTTTGGCAGCATATATCATAACTACTGGTATAAGAACCAAAAAATATCTGGTTTCTTTGTTTTCACTGTTCCAGACTTGTCTGATTCTCTGGTTTGAATTTACCCAGAAAGCGGGTATCGAAGTGGAGACAGGCATTGTATTTGACAAATTATCCGGAGTTATGGTTCTGGTTGTAGGAGTCATCGGAAGTTTAATTTGTCTGTATGCTGTTGGATACATGAAAGCATATCATGACCATCACACAGAAGTAAAAGAAAGAAAGTCTTTCTTTTTGGCAGTATTATTCCTTTTCTTATCCGCAATGTTCGGATTGGTTTTGTGTAATAATTTAATGTGGATTTATTTCTGTTGGGAAATTACAACATTCTGCTCTTACTTACTTATTGGCTATACGCAGACAAAAGAAGCAAGAAACAATTCTTTACTTGCTTTGACTATTAATGTCGGCGGCGGAGTAGCTTTTGCATGTGCAATCGTAATGATTGGTATGAACTTCAGAACTTTGGAACTGTCAACACTGATTTCAATGAAACCTGAAGCACTGGTTCTGATTCCAGTATTTTTACTTTGCGTTGCAGCACTTACAAAATCCGCACAGCTTCCATTTTCAGCGTGGCTTCTTGGAGCAATGGTAGCGCCTACACCATCTTCTGCATTGTTACACTCAGCAACAATGGTAAAAGCAGGTGTATATCTGATTATCAGATTAGCACCATTATTAGGAGCAACATCTGTAGGACGTATCATTACGTTAGTTGGAGCGATTACATTCCTTGCATGTTCACTAATGGCAATAGCACAAAGAGATGCGAAGAAAGTTCTGGCATATTCAACAATAGCCAATTTAGGGCTTATTGTTATGTGTGCAAGCATTGGTACTCAGGAATCAATTTGGGCAGCAATTTTATTGGTAATATTCCATGCTGTTTCAAAATCACTTTTATTCTTATCAGTTGGATCTATCGAACATCAGATTGGAAACAGAAATATAGAAAATATGAACATCTTAATGAATGTATCAAGAAAACTTTCTATTTATCTGATGATTGGTATCGCTGGTATGTTCCTGGCACCATTTGGAATGCTGATTTCAAAATGGGTTGCTATGAAATCATTTATTGATTCAAATAATATCATTATAGTAATAATTCTTGCTTACGGCAGTGCCGCTACCTTATTCTACTGGGGTAAGTGGATTGGAACGCTTGTTTCTAACGGAAGTGGAAAGAATAACGGACATCATGGGGTATTTTCTCTGGATGAAGAATTACCAATATTCCTTCAGGCAGTGATTGTTGTGTTCTCATGTCTTGCATTCCCACTTATATCAAAGTTTGCGATTGTTCCATATCTATCCGATGTGTTTGGCGGTACGGCAATGGCTCCTATAGGTACAGGCAACCAGATTATAATGGTTATCATGATGGCTATGCTTATCTTATTACCTTTAGGCTACATTCCATTAAGTAAAAAAGAAAAATCCAGAGTTACACCAATTTATATGGCGGGTGAAAATGCTGGAGACAACGAAAACTTCATCGCAGCAACTGGTGTAAAACGTAAGAGCGATCTTAGCAACTGGTATCTGGAAGGATACTTTGGCGGTAAAATTTTTACATTCTGGAGTAATATGATAACTATATCAATATTGTGTGTTGGTGTATTACTACTTATTTGGAGGTGGGCTTTATAA
- a CDS encoding NADH-quinone oxidoreductase subunit C, with the protein MGEQNIRKISSDQILAETISLKSAGYRLVAISCTNKDGLELSYSFDKDYDFINLRINMDYDTEIESITCIYHYAFLYENEIAELFGAKIKNIAVDFKDKLYRLSVKTPFNMKKEEE; encoded by the coding sequence ATGGGAGAACAAAACATTAGAAAAATTTCTTCAGATCAAATTTTAGCTGAAACTATAAGTCTTAAAAGTGCAGGTTATCGTTTAGTAGCTATTTCATGCACAAATAAAGATGGTTTAGAATTAAGTTATTCATTTGATAAGGACTATGATTTTATTAATTTAAGAATAAATATGGACTATGATACCGAGATTGAGAGTATAACCTGTATTTATCATTATGCTTTTTTATATGAAAATGAAATTGCAGAGCTCTTTGGAGCCAAAATAAAAAATATTGCAGTGGATTTCAAGGATAAGCTGTATAGATTATCTGTAAAAACTCCATTTAATATGAAGAAGGAGGAGGAATAA